A single window of Kitasatospora sp. HUAS MG31 DNA harbors:
- a CDS encoding DMT family transporter: MPYLLLTLAIASEVCATSLLKLTDGFSRLWPSLGVALGYVISFYLLGRALKHVPVSIAYAVWSGVGTAAVAGIGAVLFGESLGRAQWLGILLIIAGVVVLNLRGSH; the protein is encoded by the coding sequence ATGCCGTACCTGCTGCTCACCCTCGCCATCGCCAGCGAGGTCTGCGCCACCAGCCTGCTGAAGCTGACCGACGGCTTCAGCAGGCTCTGGCCGTCCCTGGGCGTGGCCCTGGGCTACGTCATCTCCTTCTACCTGCTCGGGCGGGCCCTCAAGCACGTCCCCGTCTCCATCGCCTACGCGGTCTGGTCCGGCGTCGGCACCGCCGCCGTGGCCGGCATCGGCGCCGTCCTCTTCGGCGAGTCCCTCGGCCGCGCCCAGTGGCTCGGCATCCTCCTGATCATCGCCGGCGTCGTCGTCCTCAACCTCCGCGGCAGCCACTGA